One region of Xylanimonas ulmi genomic DNA includes:
- the thrS gene encoding threonine--tRNA ligase, protein MSDVAQSPTHEPRTHERIVTTTPTTGAELFADRKDVVVVRVLLSDEGELWDLDRPIPVGAGVEPVSVHEPDGLSVLRHSAAHVLAQAVQQVNPDAKLGIGPPVRDGFYYDFDVDTPFTPEDLKALDKAMSRIIREGQTFRRRVVTEEQARAELANEPYKLELIGLKGSAADGESGESVEVGGAELTIYDNVRGAGRESETVVWKDLCRGPHLPSTKLIGQGVQLMRSAAAYWRGDQRNASLQRVYGTAWPSKDELKAHLERLAEAERRDHRRIGVEMDLFSFHDEVGSGLPLFHPKGGVVKRVMEDYVRQRHIEEGFSYVGTPHITKEELFYTSGHLPYYADTMFPALDLEDVGDHGHYRLKAMNCPMHNLIFSSRGRSYRELPIRLFEFGTVYRYEKSGVVQGLTRVRGLTQDDSHSYVTPEQAPAEVKHLLDFMLSVLKDFGLDDFYLELSTRDDKKADKFVGSDEDWVKATAVLEQVGRESGLDLVADPGGAAFYGPKISVQAKDAIGRTWQMGTVQYDFNQPARFGLEYTAPDGSKQQPVMIHSAKFGSIERFMGVLIEHYAGQFPAWLAPVQVLAVPVAEAFDDYLKDVAAQLTAHGIRVEVDLSDDRFGKKIRNAAKAKAPFVLIAGGEDAEAGAVSFRYRDGRQENGVPVAEAIERIVTAVRDRVQV, encoded by the coding sequence GTGTCCGACGTCGCGCAGTCACCCACCCACGAGCCCCGCACCCACGAGCGGATCGTGACGACGACGCCGACCACGGGCGCCGAGCTCTTCGCCGACCGCAAGGACGTCGTCGTCGTGCGGGTGCTCCTGTCCGACGAGGGCGAGCTGTGGGACCTGGACCGGCCGATCCCGGTCGGCGCCGGCGTCGAGCCCGTGTCCGTGCACGAGCCCGACGGTCTGAGCGTGCTGCGCCACTCGGCCGCGCACGTGCTCGCCCAGGCCGTCCAGCAGGTCAACCCCGACGCCAAGCTCGGCATCGGCCCGCCGGTGCGCGACGGCTTCTACTACGACTTCGACGTCGACACCCCGTTCACCCCCGAGGACCTCAAGGCGCTCGACAAGGCCATGTCGCGCATCATCCGCGAGGGCCAGACCTTCCGGCGCCGCGTGGTGACCGAGGAGCAGGCGCGCGCCGAGCTCGCGAACGAGCCGTACAAACTCGAGCTCATCGGGCTCAAGGGCTCCGCGGCAGACGGGGAGAGCGGCGAGTCGGTCGAGGTCGGCGGCGCCGAGCTCACGATCTACGACAACGTGCGCGGCGCCGGGCGCGAGAGCGAGACGGTCGTCTGGAAGGACCTGTGCCGCGGCCCGCACCTGCCCAGCACCAAGCTCATCGGGCAGGGCGTGCAGCTCATGCGCTCGGCCGCCGCCTACTGGCGCGGCGACCAGCGCAACGCCTCGCTGCAGCGCGTCTACGGCACCGCGTGGCCGTCCAAGGACGAGCTCAAGGCCCACCTCGAGCGCCTGGCAGAGGCCGAGCGGCGCGACCACCGGCGCATCGGCGTCGAGATGGACCTGTTCTCGTTCCACGACGAGGTCGGCTCCGGCCTGCCGCTCTTCCACCCCAAGGGCGGCGTCGTCAAGCGGGTCATGGAGGACTACGTCCGCCAGCGCCACATCGAGGAGGGCTTCTCCTACGTCGGCACCCCGCACATCACCAAGGAGGAGCTCTTCTACACCTCGGGGCACCTGCCGTACTACGCGGACACGATGTTCCCCGCGCTCGACCTCGAGGACGTCGGCGACCACGGGCACTACCGCCTCAAGGCGATGAACTGCCCGATGCACAACCTGATCTTCTCCAGCCGCGGGCGCTCCTACCGTGAGCTGCCGATCCGCCTGTTCGAGTTCGGCACGGTGTACCGGTACGAGAAGTCGGGTGTGGTCCAGGGGCTGACGCGCGTGCGCGGCCTGACCCAGGACGACTCGCACTCCTATGTCACCCCCGAGCAGGCGCCCGCCGAGGTCAAGCACCTGCTGGACTTCATGCTCAGCGTGCTCAAGGACTTCGGGCTCGACGACTTCTACCTCGAGCTGTCGACGCGCGACGACAAGAAGGCCGACAAGTTCGTGGGCTCGGACGAGGACTGGGTCAAGGCGACCGCGGTGCTCGAGCAGGTCGGGCGCGAGTCGGGGCTCGACCTGGTCGCCGACCCGGGCGGCGCGGCGTTCTACGGCCCCAAGATCTCGGTCCAGGCCAAGGACGCGATCGGGCGCACCTGGCAGATGGGCACGGTGCAGTACGACTTCAACCAGCCCGCCCGGTTCGGCCTGGAGTACACCGCGCCAGACGGCTCCAAGCAGCAGCCCGTCATGATCCACTCGGCCAAGTTCGGCTCGATCGAGCGGTTCATGGGCGTGCTCATCGAGCACTACGCGGGTCAGTTCCCGGCCTGGCTCGCGCCCGTCCAGGTGCTCGCGGTCCCGGTCGCCGAGGCGTTCGACGACTACCTCAAGGACGTCGCCGCGCAGCTGACCGCGCACGGCATCCGCGTCGAGGTCGACCTGTCCGACGACCGGTTCGGCAAGAAGATCCGCAACGCCGCCAAGGCGAAGGCCCCGTTCGTGCTCATCGCGGGCGGCGAGGACGCCGAGGCCGGCGCCGTGAGCTTCCGCTACCGCGACGGGCGCCAGGAGAACGGCGTGCCCGTCGCCGAGGCCATCGAGCGGATCGTGACGGCGGTGCGTGACAGGGTTCAGGTGTGA
- a CDS encoding glycosyltransferase family 4 protein encodes MRVGIVCPYSFDAPGGVQFHVRDLAQALQARGHEVSVLAPADEDTPVPDVVVPAGKAVAVRYNGSVARLTFGPRAAARVRRWVDAGRFDVLHLHEPMTPSLSMLALWIAEGPVVATFHTAQVRSRALQVAYPLLRQSLEKIAARIAVSEDARRMLVDHVGGDAVVIPNGVYVDTFAAAPTDPRWQGTPQAPTIAFLGRLDEPRKGLQVLVAAIPQILARHPGARFLIAGRGDAGRDEAIASLGAHAQSVTFLGGVSDEDKAALLSSVDLYIAPQTGGESFGIVLVEAMSAGAGVVASDLGAFRRVLDEGAAGALFRSEDPADLARVVNDAIEDRAGAGARREHARAWVRHFDWSSVTGQVEAVYEMAVAAGEAIPVRPDATLRAPRALRLLVEGRER; translated from the coding sequence CTGCGCGTCGGGATCGTGTGCCCCTACAGCTTCGACGCCCCTGGCGGCGTCCAGTTCCACGTGCGCGACCTGGCCCAAGCGCTCCAGGCGCGCGGGCACGAGGTCTCGGTGCTGGCCCCGGCCGACGAGGACACGCCGGTGCCGGACGTCGTCGTGCCCGCGGGCAAGGCCGTCGCCGTGCGCTACAACGGCTCGGTCGCCCGGCTCACCTTCGGGCCGCGGGCGGCGGCGCGCGTGCGCCGCTGGGTCGACGCCGGGCGCTTCGACGTGCTGCACCTGCACGAGCCCATGACGCCGAGCCTGTCGATGCTGGCCCTGTGGATCGCCGAGGGGCCCGTCGTCGCCACCTTCCACACGGCGCAGGTGCGCTCCCGCGCGCTGCAGGTCGCCTACCCCCTGCTGCGCCAGAGCCTGGAGAAGATCGCCGCGCGCATCGCCGTGTCGGAGGACGCGCGCCGCATGCTGGTCGACCACGTCGGCGGCGACGCCGTCGTGATCCCCAACGGGGTCTACGTCGACACGTTCGCCGCCGCGCCCACCGACCCGCGGTGGCAGGGCACGCCGCAGGCCCCGACGATCGCGTTCCTCGGTCGGCTCGACGAGCCGCGCAAGGGTCTTCAGGTGCTCGTCGCGGCGATCCCGCAGATCCTGGCGCGGCACCCGGGGGCGCGGTTCCTGATCGCCGGGCGCGGCGACGCCGGGCGTGACGAGGCGATCGCCTCGCTCGGCGCCCACGCGCAGTCCGTGACGTTCCTCGGTGGCGTCAGCGACGAGGACAAGGCCGCGCTGCTGTCCTCGGTCGACCTGTACATCGCGCCGCAGACCGGCGGTGAGAGCTTCGGGATCGTGCTCGTCGAGGCCATGAGCGCCGGCGCCGGGGTGGTCGCGAGCGATCTGGGGGCCTTTCGCCGCGTGCTCGACGAGGGGGCGGCCGGGGCGCTGTTCCGCTCCGAGGACCCCGCCGACCTCGCGCGGGTCGTCAACGACGCGATCGAGGACCGCGCGGGCGCCGGGGCGCGGCGCGAGCACGCGCGCGCCTGGGTGCGCCACTTCGACTGGTCGAGCGTGACCGGCCAGGTCGAGGCGGTCTACGAGATGGCCGTGGCGGCCGGCGAGGCGATTCCCGTCCGGCCCGACGCCACCCTGCGCGCGCCGCGCGCGCTGCGCCTGCTCGTCGAGGGGCGTGAGCGATGA
- a CDS encoding cation-translocating P-type ATPase → MAAPWALTANDVLDGHETRLEGLTTAEAEARLATAGPNRLPVQPRDPWWKKLAGHLNDVLIFLLLIAALIKAAIAIYTGDASNWIDVSVIAGVAIINVAIGMIQEGRAEKALDAIKGMLSTRAHVLRDGTVSDVDAETLVPGDVIKVRPGDRVPSDARLLEASNLQVEEAALTGESVAAVKTIDAVAEQANVGDRTSMLFSSTLVVAGTGTAVVTATGSTTEIGRIQTMISEADDMDTPLAKTMAVFGKRLAVLILGMAAVMVVIGLLREISGPDLVSATIGFAVAAIPEGLPALVTITLALGVQAMARRNAISRKMASVETLGSVSTICSDKTGTLTQNEMTVRHVSTRGGQYDVEGTGYAPVGRVVTSDGAPAASPDLLAVAEVMALCNDAHLEQEDERWRLIGEPTEGAVLVLGRKAGVTGEGWARLAEIPFDSATKYMATLTQAPDGSRHVLVKGGLDSVAARCTTQLGADGGLEPFDAAFWDAEMSALAAQGLRVLAAARLEAPATADALPDDGPQGLTMVGVTGIVDPPRPEAIAAIAEARTAGIAVSMITGDHADTAKAIALEMGIVDSADAPALTGAELQAMSDMDLAEVVQSVHVYARTSPEHKIRIVRALQRHGEVVAMTGDGVNDAPALTQADVGVAMGIKGTEATKEAADIVLADDNFATIERAVSEGRRIYDNIRKAVLFMLPTNGAQSLGLLFAVLLGWTVMPLLPVQVLWINMVTSVTLALPLATEPAEPDIMRRAPRDPKTPLITPDFLRRILFVSVLIGGASLLVFAAEFYGFLGIGGHGDGTLAQSAGLTMLALGQVAYLFNCRFMHRSSLTLDVLKGNKAVLWAVGALVALHVFFLYTPFMQALFRVTGIGLREWLICVALAVAIFLVMEVVKAVDRRLHPDTANQRA, encoded by the coding sequence ATGGCCGCACCATGGGCACTGACGGCAAACGATGTCCTCGACGGGCACGAGACCCGTCTCGAAGGACTCACCACGGCCGAGGCCGAGGCCCGCTTGGCGACCGCGGGACCCAACCGGCTCCCGGTTCAGCCGCGCGACCCCTGGTGGAAGAAGCTCGCCGGGCACCTCAACGACGTCCTGATCTTCCTGCTGCTCATCGCAGCGCTGATCAAGGCCGCCATCGCGATCTACACGGGCGACGCCTCGAACTGGATCGACGTGTCCGTCATCGCGGGCGTCGCCATCATCAACGTGGCGATCGGCATGATCCAGGAGGGGCGGGCCGAGAAGGCGCTCGACGCCATCAAGGGCATGCTCTCCACGCGCGCCCACGTGCTGCGCGACGGCACGGTCAGCGACGTCGACGCCGAGACCCTCGTGCCGGGCGACGTCATCAAGGTGCGCCCGGGCGACCGCGTCCCGTCCGACGCACGCCTGCTGGAGGCCAGCAACCTGCAGGTCGAGGAGGCGGCGCTGACCGGGGAGTCGGTCGCCGCGGTCAAGACGATCGACGCCGTCGCCGAGCAGGCCAACGTCGGCGACCGCACGTCGATGCTGTTCTCCTCGACCCTCGTGGTGGCCGGAACCGGCACCGCCGTGGTGACCGCGACGGGCTCGACCACGGAGATCGGCCGCATCCAGACCATGATCTCCGAGGCGGACGACATGGACACCCCCCTGGCCAAGACCATGGCGGTGTTCGGCAAGCGCCTGGCGGTCCTCATCCTGGGCATGGCCGCGGTCATGGTGGTCATCGGCCTGCTCCGCGAGATCTCCGGCCCCGACCTGGTGTCGGCGACCATCGGCTTCGCCGTCGCCGCGATCCCCGAGGGCCTGCCCGCGCTCGTCACCATCACCCTCGCGCTCGGCGTGCAGGCCATGGCCCGCCGCAACGCCATCAGCCGCAAGATGGCCTCGGTGGAGACGCTCGGGTCGGTGTCGACCATCTGCTCGGACAAGACCGGCACGCTCACCCAGAACGAGATGACCGTGCGCCACGTGTCCACGCGTGGCGGTCAGTACGACGTCGAGGGCACGGGCTACGCGCCCGTGGGCCGCGTCGTCACGTCCGACGGCGCCCCGGCGGCGTCGCCCGACCTGCTGGCGGTCGCCGAGGTCATGGCGCTGTGCAACGACGCCCACCTGGAGCAGGAGGACGAGCGCTGGCGACTCATCGGTGAGCCCACCGAGGGCGCCGTGCTGGTGCTCGGCCGCAAGGCCGGCGTCACGGGCGAGGGCTGGGCGCGCCTGGCCGAGATTCCGTTCGACTCGGCGACCAAGTACATGGCCACGCTCACCCAGGCCCCCGACGGCTCGCGCCACGTGCTCGTCAAGGGCGGGCTCGACTCGGTCGCCGCCCGCTGCACCACGCAGCTCGGCGCCGACGGCGGCCTTGAGCCCTTCGACGCCGCGTTCTGGGACGCCGAGATGTCCGCGCTGGCCGCCCAGGGCCTGCGCGTGCTCGCGGCCGCGCGCCTGGAGGCGCCCGCCACGGCCGACGCGCTGCCCGACGACGGCCCGCAGGGGCTGACGATGGTCGGCGTCACCGGCATCGTCGACCCGCCGCGCCCCGAGGCGATCGCCGCGATCGCCGAGGCGCGCACCGCGGGCATCGCGGTCTCGATGATCACGGGCGACCACGCCGACACGGCCAAGGCCATCGCGCTGGAGATGGGCATCGTCGACTCAGCCGACGCCCCCGCGCTGACGGGCGCGGAGTTGCAGGCCATGTCCGACATGGACCTGGCGGAGGTCGTCCAGTCGGTGCACGTGTACGCGCGCACCAGCCCCGAGCACAAGATCCGCATCGTGCGCGCCCTGCAGCGGCACGGCGAGGTCGTGGCGATGACCGGTGACGGCGTGAACGACGCCCCCGCGCTCACGCAGGCCGACGTCGGCGTGGCCATGGGCATTAAGGGCACCGAGGCGACCAAGGAGGCCGCCGACATCGTTCTGGCGGACGACAACTTCGCCACGATCGAGCGCGCGGTCTCCGAGGGCCGGCGCATCTACGACAACATCCGCAAGGCTGTGCTGTTCATGCTGCCCACCAACGGCGCGCAGTCGCTGGGCCTGCTGTTCGCGGTGCTGCTCGGGTGGACCGTCATGCCGCTGCTGCCCGTGCAGGTGCTGTGGATCAACATGGTCACCTCGGTGACGCTCGCGTTGCCGCTGGCCACCGAGCCCGCCGAGCCCGACATCATGCGGCGAGCCCCGCGCGATCCGAAGACCCCGCTCATCACGCCCGACTTCCTGCGGCGCATCCTGTTCGTCTCGGTGCTCATCGGCGGCGCCTCGCTGCTGGTGTTCGCCGCGGAGTTCTACGGGTTCCTCGGGATCGGCGGCCACGGCGACGGCACGCTGGCGCAGTCTGCCGGCCTGACCATGCTGGCCCTGGGCCAGGTGGCCTACCTGTTCAACTGCCGCTTCATGCACCGCTCGTCGCTGACGCTCGACGTGCTCAAGGGCAACAAGGCGGTGCTGTGGGCCGTGGGCGCGCTCGTGGCGCTGCACGTGTTCTTCCTGTACACGCCGTTCATGCAGGCGCTGTTCCGCGTCACCGGCATCGGACTGCGCGAGTGGCTGATCTGCGTCGCGCTGGCCGTGGCCATCTTCCTCGTGATGGAGGTCGTCAAGGCCGTGGACCGCCGGCTGCACCCGGACACCGCGAACCAGCGCGCCTGA
- a CDS encoding HIT family protein — translation MTLPEPGDAAVESAAAFPPPNDDLQRLWTPHRMVYVGGQDKPKDATASSCPFCAIDSADDERRLVVARGATCFAILNLYPYNPGHLMVLPYRHVSGYVDLTEAETVELAHLTQTAIRTLARVYRPGGYNLGMNQGEVAGAGIAAHLHQHVVPRWQGDANFLPVVARTKAVPELLADTRARLAAAWPADEPAEAPGEDPLEEPS, via the coding sequence GTGACCCTCCCCGAGCCCGGGGACGCCGCGGTCGAGTCGGCCGCGGCGTTCCCCCCGCCGAACGACGACCTGCAGCGCCTGTGGACCCCGCACCGCATGGTGTACGTGGGTGGGCAGGACAAGCCCAAGGACGCCACGGCGTCGTCGTGCCCGTTCTGCGCCATCGACTCCGCCGACGACGAGCGCCGCCTCGTCGTCGCGCGCGGCGCGACCTGCTTCGCGATCCTCAACCTGTACCCCTACAACCCCGGTCACCTCATGGTGCTGCCCTACCGGCATGTGTCGGGGTACGTGGACCTCACCGAGGCCGAGACGGTCGAGCTCGCACACCTGACGCAGACGGCGATCCGCACGCTCGCGCGCGTCTACCGCCCGGGCGGGTACAACCTGGGCATGAACCAGGGCGAGGTCGCCGGCGCCGGCATCGCCGCGCACCTGCACCAACACGTCGTCCCGCGCTGGCAGGGTGACGCGAACTTCCTGCCCGTGGTGGCGCGCACCAAGGCCGTGCCCGAGCTGCTCGCCGACACGCGCGCCCGCCTGGCCGCGGCCTGGCCCGCCGACGAGCCCGCCGAAGCCCCGGGCGAAGACCCCCTTGAGGAGCCTTCCTGA
- a CDS encoding aromatic ring-opening dioxygenase LigA produces the protein MSTSTTKPVKTIGLIGLIAGLFMIVAGGTAWGFVTSQLSEQNITVPADANFLAGTSVNNPFSALAQADVIQMHADNITGGLTFADMDREDPNRAVAEQASNLRANLFTSVLAYGVSALVIGMGVLVAGNGYALTRVAAGAKVAEPTLVAA, from the coding sequence ATGAGCACCTCCACCACCAAGCCCGTCAAGACCATCGGCCTCATCGGCCTGATCGCCGGCCTGTTCATGATCGTCGCGGGCGGCACCGCCTGGGGCTTCGTCACCAGCCAGCTGTCGGAGCAGAACATCACCGTCCCGGCCGACGCGAACTTCCTCGCCGGCACCAGCGTGAACAACCCGTTCTCCGCTCTGGCCCAGGCCGACGTGATCCAGATGCACGCCGACAACATCACCGGCGGCCTGACCTTCGCCGACATGGACCGCGAGGACCCGAACCGCGCCGTCGCCGAGCAGGCCTCGAACCTGCGCGCGAACCTGTTCACCTCGGTGCTCGCCTACGGTGTCTCGGCCCTCGTCATCGGCATGGGCGTCCTGGTGGCCGGCAACGGCTATGCGCTGACCCGCGTCGCCGCGGGCGCCAAGGTCGCCGAGCCCACGCTGGTCGCCGCCTGA
- the panB gene encoding 3-methyl-2-oxobutanoate hydroxymethyltransferase, which produces MSASPAPQPRARVTLPSLAARAAAGDKLVMVTAYDYPGARAAERAGVDLVLVGDSGAQVVLGHPSTVPVTVEEMLVLAQAVRRGLTSPLLVCDLPFGSYEASDAQAVATAVRLVKEAGADAVKLEGGGRMAASRIRAITDAGIPVMGHVGLTPQTATALGGFAAQGRTVEAASRVLREALAVEEAGAFSLVLEAIPADLAAEITPRLRVPAIGIGAGPDVAGQVLVLHDLLGLTEGRAAKFVKRYASLLDAMVEGVAAYADEVRSGAYPGSEHAYAMPDGVLDAVRAGLGERA; this is translated from the coding sequence ATGAGCGCCAGCCCGGCGCCGCAGCCGCGCGCCCGCGTCACCCTGCCGAGCCTCGCTGCGCGCGCCGCGGCGGGGGACAAGCTGGTCATGGTCACGGCGTACGACTACCCCGGCGCGCGCGCCGCCGAGCGCGCAGGCGTCGACCTCGTGCTCGTCGGCGACTCAGGCGCCCAGGTGGTGCTCGGGCACCCTTCGACGGTTCCCGTGACGGTCGAGGAGATGCTCGTGCTGGCCCAGGCCGTGCGCCGCGGGCTCACGTCGCCGCTGCTGGTGTGCGACCTGCCGTTCGGGTCCTACGAGGCCAGCGACGCCCAGGCCGTGGCCACCGCGGTGCGCCTGGTCAAGGAGGCGGGCGCCGACGCGGTCAAGCTTGAGGGCGGCGGACGCATGGCCGCCTCGCGCATCCGGGCGATCACCGACGCCGGCATCCCCGTCATGGGACACGTCGGCCTGACCCCGCAGACGGCCACCGCGCTGGGCGGCTTCGCGGCGCAGGGCCGCACGGTCGAGGCGGCCTCGCGCGTGCTGCGCGAGGCGCTCGCGGTCGAGGAGGCCGGGGCGTTCTCGCTGGTGCTCGAGGCGATCCCCGCCGACCTGGCCGCCGAGATCACCCCGCGCCTGCGCGTGCCCGCGATCGGCATCGGCGCCGGCCCGGACGTCGCGGGCCAGGTGCTGGTGCTGCACGACCTGCTCGGACTGACCGAGGGGCGGGCCGCGAAGTTCGTCAAGCGGTACGCGTCGCTGCTCGACGCGATGGTCGAGGGCGTGGCGGCGTACGCCGACGAGGTCCGCTCGGGCGCCTACCCGGGGTCCGAGCACGCCTACGCGATGCCCGACGGCGTCCTGGACGCGGTCCGCGCGGGGCTCGGCGAGCGGGCGTAG
- the pgsA gene encoding phosphatidylinositol phosphate synthase, giving the protein MFSRLRSTMQALFTPLAKGLMRLGVSPDAVTIAGTIVVTGLALGLLPTGHLFLGAALIGLFALFDSLDGVLARLSGRSGPWGAFLDSTLDRVSDGAVFAGITLWFVLHPDVAHHRWGAGAALACLVLGGVVPYARARAESVGADAHVGIAERSDRLVIALVPTGLVQLGLPVIVLVVVLWLLALASLVTVGQRVAAVRRQLAPGRREERPAGQEAPRG; this is encoded by the coding sequence ATGTTCTCCCGCCTCCGCTCGACGATGCAGGCGCTGTTCACGCCGCTCGCCAAAGGCCTCATGCGGCTCGGCGTGTCACCCGACGCCGTCACGATCGCCGGCACCATCGTGGTCACGGGCCTGGCCCTGGGCCTGCTGCCCACCGGGCACCTGTTCCTGGGCGCCGCGCTCATCGGCCTGTTCGCGTTGTTCGACTCGCTCGACGGCGTGCTCGCCCGCCTCAGCGGGCGCAGCGGGCCGTGGGGCGCGTTCCTCGACTCGACGCTCGACCGCGTCTCCGACGGCGCGGTGTTCGCGGGCATCACGCTGTGGTTCGTGCTGCACCCCGACGTCGCGCACCATCGCTGGGGCGCGGGCGCCGCGCTCGCGTGCCTGGTGCTCGGCGGCGTCGTGCCCTACGCCCGCGCGCGCGCCGAGTCGGTCGGCGCCGACGCGCACGTGGGGATCGCCGAGCGCTCCGACCGCCTGGTAATCGCGCTCGTGCCCACCGGGCTCGTGCAGCTCGGCCTGCCCGTCATCGTGCTCGTCGTGGTGCTGTGGCTGCTCGCGCTCGCGAGTCTGGTGACGGTCGGCCAGCGGGTCGCCGCCGTGCGCCGTCAGCTCGCGCCGGGGCGCCGCGAGGAACGCCCCGCAGGGCAGGAGGCGCCGCGTGGTTGA
- a CDS encoding phosphatidylinositol mannoside acyltransferase, with translation MVDVARAYTFAWRAAPRVPEPVLRAAFTVIADVAWARRGAGVRRLEANYARVRPELDAAAVRRLARAGMRSYMRYFREAFTLQGASREQITARVRVVGDENVRAAREDGAAIALALGHLGNWDLAGAWATPHLAPVLTVAEHLKPEALYEEFVGFRRSLGIEVIGLGERDVFRRLVRGARAGGRIVPLLADRDLTATGVEVDLAGGRARVAAGPAALALAAGVDLVPAAITYERLSGARRRAAGTPWGIVIHFHPPVPVPVPDPALTGPERRRAQIAAMTQAWVDALAVTLRERTEDWHMLQRVFVEDLDPARYARTREQAGEAPVRAPDAMRQTVEAPE, from the coding sequence GTGGTTGACGTCGCCCGCGCCTACACGTTCGCCTGGCGCGCGGCCCCGCGCGTCCCCGAGCCTGTGCTGCGCGCCGCGTTCACGGTCATCGCCGACGTCGCCTGGGCCCGGCGCGGCGCCGGCGTGCGGCGCCTGGAGGCCAACTACGCCCGCGTGCGCCCCGAGCTCGACGCGGCCGCGGTCCGGCGGCTCGCGCGCGCGGGCATGCGCTCCTATATGCGCTACTTCCGCGAGGCGTTCACGCTGCAGGGCGCCTCGCGCGAGCAGATCACGGCGCGCGTGCGCGTGGTCGGGGACGAGAACGTGCGCGCGGCGCGCGAGGACGGCGCCGCCATCGCGCTCGCGCTGGGGCACCTGGGCAACTGGGACCTCGCCGGCGCCTGGGCCACGCCCCACCTCGCGCCGGTGCTCACCGTGGCCGAGCACCTCAAGCCGGAGGCGCTGTACGAGGAGTTCGTCGGGTTCCGCCGCTCGCTCGGCATCGAGGTCATCGGGCTGGGGGAGCGCGACGTGTTCCGGCGCCTGGTGCGCGGCGCGCGCGCCGGTGGGCGCATCGTGCCGCTGCTGGCCGACCGCGACCTGACCGCGACGGGCGTCGAGGTCGACCTGGCGGGCGGGCGTGCGCGGGTGGCCGCCGGCCCGGCGGCGCTCGCGCTCGCGGCGGGGGTCGACCTCGTGCCCGCCGCGATCACGTACGAGCGCCTGAGCGGAGCCCGCCGCCGTGCGGCCGGCACGCCGTGGGGCATCGTCATTCACTTCCACCCGCCCGTGCCTGTGCCCGTGCCCGACCCCGCGTTGACGGGCCCCGAGCGTCGCCGGGCGCAGATCGCCGCCATGACCCAGGCGTGGGTCGACGCGCTGGCCGTCACGCTGCGCGAGCGCACCGAGGACTGGCACATGCTGCAGCGGGTCTTCGTCGAGGACCTCGACCCCGCGCGGTACGCCCGGACGCGCGAACAGGCGGGCGAGGCGCCGGTGCGGGCGCCGGACGCCATGCGCCAGACGGTGGAGGCCCCCGAGTGA
- the panD gene encoding aspartate 1-decarboxylase translates to MQRTMLKSKIHRATITGSDLHYVGSITVDADLLDAADILEHEQVHVVDVDNGARFETYTIAGERGSGVMQVNGAAARLVHTGDTIIVISYGQYDRADLEEYRPTVVHVERGTNRAVRVDDAVAELLDGPAA, encoded by the coding sequence ATGCAGCGCACCATGCTGAAGTCGAAGATCCACCGCGCCACGATCACCGGCAGCGACCTGCACTACGTCGGGTCGATCACCGTCGACGCCGACCTGCTCGACGCCGCCGACATCCTCGAGCACGAGCAGGTCCACGTCGTCGACGTCGACAACGGCGCGCGCTTCGAGACGTACACGATCGCCGGGGAGCGGGGCAGCGGCGTCATGCAGGTCAACGGGGCCGCCGCGCGCCTGGTCCACACGGGCGACACCATCATCGTCATCTCCTACGGCCAGTACGACCGCGCCGACCTGGAGGAGTACCGGCCCACCGTCGTGCACGTCGAGCGAGGGACCAACCGCGCGGTGCGCGTCGACGACGCCGTCGCCGAGCTGCTCGACGGGCCGGCGGCATGA